In a genomic window of Flavobacterium sp. KACC 22761:
- the porU gene encoding type IX secretion system sortase PorU: MKQVLISYFFLIPILAFSQINGSFTIDWQGKKEMSFGDFKTTVPYFSGNSFRYDTTKKSLTLLLNLSDSSPATSNSIQLSNIFYEAISANDLGDLALENIPEKPNETLKSASSRDKKQLFLSLSPIVKDGNGYKRIKSFNYSSTGATSKNSNTSSFQKTAAITNSVLASGDWYRFYVEKSGVYKISKSFLQSLGFDPSKTDPRRIKIYGNGGEMLPLANSTYYPNDLTENAIQIIGETDGTFNNEDYILFYAEGVENWNSESQTNLNLYDSKSYYYITTTGGDGKRISNLNQPSGNATLELNTFDDYQYHEIDQTNIAHLGRQWFGESFDINQEQEFSFTFPNLDTSVPAKIEVVAASAAFTPTSFTISANGQNIGNINFNALASSSDIKFYTGKLPANSTFTASETTKIKLTYNNNGVPGSKGYLDYINIIAKRKLLGTGKQFKFQYDQAGSTGGIVNYTIGNAAGITQIWDITDIYNVSKIENANQASFSFKASLGEIRKYIAIDALDYLTPLKESQSKVANQNLKGTLFKNAQNSFQDIDYIIVSPKSLASQAEKLATFHRNYSNLNVKVIALENIYQEFSSGKQDIAAIRNCIRYVYENASSTDKRIKYVNLFGDASYDYKDRISNNTNIVPIYHSTISNSTGEASFASDDFYGLMDADEGNITSFFGGIDIATGRMLVSNNAQASEMVNKVLEYHDAKSYGSWKNNFVLISDDSDQSSDATIQSRQNALADIIATQKPFFNIDKIILDSYTQEASAGGSRYPKARTDLFDAFEKGALVFNYLGHGGEDGLASERIWEKSDGQNPNNQYKYPLFITITCEFSRFDDPTRPTAGEYTYWNPKGGAISMLTTIRSIGQFNAENFNDSLSKNLLSYGSNQYTTISEALRISKNENPSSSSNVIFYIGDPALMLAIPKPRINLTKINDIAISQAIPDLKSLSKIKISGEITDENNTLLSNYNGELATAIFDKLITTSTLNNDGFSPAMSFKTLGETIFRGNASVTNGQFEFSFVVPRDIRIPVDYGRISFYSKKNQGLENQSGYNTTIKIGGINENAPQDNISPKVKLYMNDETFVSGGITNENPFLLAFLEDENGINTASGIGHDIVAILDGDVSNPYILNDYYQTKLDDYTNGNLRFPLRNLKAGLHTISFTAWDVYNNPVTSEIQFVVVGDESLSLTHVLNYPNPFSTYTQFWFSHNRPYEPLEVQVQVMTITGKVVWTTNQIITTEGFLSREITWDGKDDYGDRIGKGVYIYKLTVKSNLTNKKAEKYEKLVIL; encoded by the coding sequence ATGAAACAAGTCTTAATCTCATATTTTTTTTTAATTCCGATTCTTGCTTTTTCTCAGATAAATGGGAGCTTCACAATAGATTGGCAAGGTAAAAAAGAAATGAGTTTTGGCGATTTCAAAACCACTGTTCCTTATTTTTCTGGAAACAGTTTTCGGTACGATACTACTAAAAAAAGCCTAACATTGCTTCTTAATTTAAGCGATTCGAGTCCGGCAACGAGCAATTCCATCCAACTTTCGAATATTTTTTACGAAGCAATTTCAGCAAATGATCTTGGCGATTTAGCTCTTGAAAACATTCCCGAAAAACCAAATGAAACGTTAAAATCTGCTTCTTCAAGAGACAAAAAGCAACTTTTCTTGTCGCTTTCCCCAATTGTAAAAGATGGCAATGGGTATAAACGAATCAAATCTTTCAATTATTCTTCAACTGGCGCAACATCAAAAAACAGCAATACTTCTTCCTTTCAAAAAACTGCAGCGATTACTAATTCCGTTTTAGCCTCGGGAGACTGGTATCGCTTTTATGTTGAAAAATCAGGCGTTTATAAGATTTCCAAATCTTTTTTGCAAAGTTTAGGCTTTGATCCTAGTAAAACCGACCCAAGAAGAATTAAAATCTACGGAAATGGAGGCGAAATGCTTCCTTTAGCCAATAGCACTTATTATCCGAATGATTTAACCGAAAATGCCATCCAAATTATCGGAGAAACTGACGGAACTTTTAACAATGAAGATTACATCCTATTTTATGCCGAAGGAGTTGAAAACTGGAATTCAGAAAGCCAGACCAATCTTAACCTATATGACTCGAAATCTTATTATTACATTACAACTACAGGTGGCGATGGAAAACGAATTTCAAATCTAAATCAGCCTTCTGGCAATGCTACCTTAGAATTAAACACGTTTGATGACTATCAATATCATGAAATTGACCAAACAAACATCGCACATTTGGGGCGTCAATGGTTTGGCGAATCATTTGATATTAACCAAGAACAGGAATTTTCGTTTACATTCCCAAATCTCGACACATCAGTTCCGGCAAAAATAGAGGTTGTTGCGGCTTCAGCAGCCTTTACCCCGACTTCTTTCACAATAAGTGCAAATGGTCAAAACATTGGAAATATTAATTTCAATGCACTAGCGTCGAGTTCGGACATTAAATTCTACACAGGAAAATTACCCGCAAACTCAACATTTACAGCTTCTGAAACCACAAAAATCAAACTTACCTATAATAATAATGGTGTTCCCGGATCAAAAGGATATCTTGACTACATTAATATTATTGCAAAAAGAAAACTTCTTGGAACAGGGAAACAATTCAAATTTCAGTACGACCAAGCAGGATCTACGGGCGGAATTGTGAATTACACGATAGGAAACGCAGCAGGAATAACTCAAATTTGGGACATCACCGACATCTATAATGTATCCAAAATTGAAAATGCTAATCAAGCCTCTTTCAGCTTTAAAGCTTCTCTGGGAGAAATCAGAAAATATATCGCCATTGACGCTTTAGATTATTTAACACCTTTAAAAGAAAGCCAGTCAAAAGTTGCGAATCAGAATTTAAAAGGAACTCTTTTTAAAAATGCGCAAAACAGCTTTCAGGATATCGATTATATCATAGTTTCACCTAAATCTTTAGCTTCTCAAGCCGAAAAGCTAGCTACTTTTCATCGGAATTATTCAAATTTGAATGTAAAAGTTATTGCTTTAGAAAACATCTATCAAGAATTTTCTTCTGGAAAGCAAGATATTGCCGCCATCAGAAACTGCATTAGATATGTTTATGAAAATGCATCTTCAACAGACAAAAGAATCAAATACGTAAACTTGTTTGGAGATGCGTCTTATGATTATAAAGACAGAATTTCAAACAATACTAATATTGTACCTATATATCATTCCACAATTAGCAACTCTACGGGAGAAGCCTCATTCGCATCTGACGATTTTTATGGATTAATGGATGCAGACGAAGGAAACATCACTAGTTTCTTTGGCGGAATTGATATCGCTACAGGCAGAATGCTGGTTTCTAACAATGCTCAGGCCAGCGAAATGGTCAATAAAGTACTAGAATATCACGACGCCAAATCCTATGGAAGCTGGAAAAATAATTTTGTCCTCATAAGCGACGATTCAGACCAAAGCTCCGATGCCACGATTCAATCACGCCAAAACGCACTTGCAGATATTATTGCGACTCAAAAACCTTTTTTCAACATTGACAAAATCATTTTGGATTCCTACACACAAGAAGCGTCTGCCGGCGGATCACGATATCCAAAAGCACGAACTGATCTATTTGATGCTTTTGAAAAAGGCGCTTTGGTTTTCAATTATTTAGGCCATGGTGGCGAAGACGGATTGGCCAGTGAAAGAATCTGGGAAAAATCAGATGGGCAAAATCCAAACAATCAATACAAATATCCTTTGTTCATAACGATTACTTGCGAATTTTCTAGATTTGACGATCCAACACGACCAACTGCCGGCGAATATACCTATTGGAACCCAAAAGGAGGCGCAATCTCAATGTTGACGACAATTCGTTCAATTGGCCAATTTAATGCTGAGAATTTTAATGACAGTTTGAGCAAAAACCTGCTTTCTTATGGATCAAATCAATATACAACTATTTCAGAAGCGCTTCGCATTTCGAAAAATGAAAACCCAAGTTCTTCGAGCAATGTCATTTTTTATATTGGAGATCCAGCATTAATGCTTGCAATTCCGAAGCCTCGAATTAATTTAACAAAAATAAATGACATTGCGATTTCGCAAGCCATTCCCGATTTGAAATCGCTTTCAAAAATCAAAATTTCCGGAGAAATTACAGATGAAAACAACACACTTTTAAGCAATTATAATGGCGAATTGGCAACAGCAATTTTCGACAAGTTGATTACAACATCTACATTAAACAATGATGGTTTCAGCCCTGCAATGTCATTCAAAACACTTGGCGAAACTATTTTTAGAGGAAATGCATCAGTTACAAATGGCCAGTTTGAATTTAGTTTTGTTGTGCCTAGAGATATTAGAATTCCGGTTGATTATGGCCGAATTAGCTTCTACTCGAAAAAAAACCAAGGATTAGAAAACCAATCTGGCTATAACACTACTATTAAAATAGGGGGTATAAATGAAAATGCACCTCAAGACAATATTAGCCCAAAAGTTAAGTTATATATGAACGACGAAACATTTGTTTCTGGTGGCATAACAAATGAAAATCCGTTCCTTTTAGCTTTTCTTGAAGACGAAAATGGAATTAATACAGCTAGTGGAATTGGACATGACATAGTAGCGATATTAGATGGAGACGTGAGCAATCCGTATATTTTGAATGATTATTATCAAACAAAATTAGACGATTATACTAATGGAAATTTACGCTTTCCGCTTCGAAATTTAAAAGCTGGACTGCATACAATAAGTTTTACAGCATGGGATGTTTACAATAATCCTGTAACTAGTGAAATTCAATTTGTTGTTGTTGGAGATGAATCATTATCTTTAACCCACGTTCTTAATTACCCGAATCCCTTTTCAACCTACACCCAATTTTGGTTTTCACACAATAGGCCGTACGAACCGCTGGAAGTTCAAGTACAGGTTATGACTATTACAGGAAAAGTAGTCTGGACGACAAACCAAATTATCACAACAGAAGGATTCCTTTCAAGAGAAATTACTTGGGACGGAAAAGACGATTACGGAGACAGGATAGGTAAAGGAGTTTATATCTATAAACTGACAGTAAAATCAAATTTAACAAATAAAAAAGCAGAAAAGTACGAAAAGCTTGTCATCTTGTAA
- a CDS encoding triple tyrosine motif-containing protein — protein sequence MKLTKSYFIITFFTLLSINIFGQVKDIGLPDVRNYKRNEYKGGTQNWSIDQDKNGNLYFANNNGLLQFDGSSWRKYPLPNLTSVRCLKIASDGKVFVGGYNEFGYFKPNEKGKLQYTSLSKKVDRNKIKIIDFIWKIHTINKQTIFQSFARVYILKDDKLTILEAPKRFQFSFVVNGKLYLQDIEKGILEYKNGKLYSLPNTTSLNNTEIWGMYNLTKDKTLIITLEKGLFVYENNVVKPWNTEANNFVKKNNSLGGVTINHNFIVLNSVLDGIVICDYNGKIIQHLNRKKGLQNNTVLTSFIDNKNNLWLGLDNGIAFVNEGSPFTYFGFSYDISTVYASVIYQGNLYVATNQGVFYHAWNNSFKEDTFKLVQGTTAQSWNVQVIDNQLICSNNRGALVIKGGAVTNIIDSKGYFGFKKIPNHPGFLIGSNYEGFAVFESTANGLVYKNQVVGFDKSSNNFELDDSYLWLKKDESIYRMALNRDLTRFSSIKKIDQLVSQYKNIGSIQKIDNQLYFQTNNHFYKYSKEQDLFYEDKNLSKLFKNIPIINSLSEDSQSNLWYAFDESIGVLMKTNNYYTNIVAPFSNLTGNLVSNYLSVNTIDPKNIFIGLTDGLAHYNPDLLNNFVTKPKAFIRSFSFPGDTIILGNNQNKIENIRIPYSSNHVRFTFSSPTYENLENVEFSYQLEPFDDKWSNWSTISIKEYTNLREGEYMMKVKVRNSYGIQSEPSTISFTVSPPWYRHFLALMIYFILIIIAIYVISDRIKMKIRKNKYYETIEQRRLYLEKESKIRQEQYDLEKEIEKLKNDKLQIKILAKDKELVNNSLQVVKKNKILNGIIHKLKEIDIEALDDSTKFQVSKLNKSIVKEVNTDKSWKDLEKHIKNVHFEFLKRLKEKYPTISPRELDLSTYLLMNMSTKEIAEIMNISTGGVELARYRLRKKLGLNKKENLIGFLMSI from the coding sequence ATGAAATTGACAAAATCATATTTTATTATTACTTTTTTTACATTATTATCAATTAATATTTTTGGACAAGTTAAAGACATCGGACTTCCAGATGTAAGAAATTACAAACGAAACGAATACAAGGGAGGAACACAAAACTGGAGTATTGACCAAGATAAAAACGGAAATCTATATTTTGCCAACAATAACGGCCTTTTGCAGTTTGACGGATCGTCATGGAGAAAATATCCGCTCCCTAATTTAACATCTGTAAGATGTTTAAAGATTGCTAGTGATGGAAAAGTATTTGTAGGCGGTTATAACGAATTTGGCTATTTCAAACCAAATGAAAAAGGCAAACTTCAATACACATCATTATCTAAAAAAGTCGATCGTAATAAAATCAAAATAATTGACTTCATCTGGAAAATTCATACCATTAACAAACAAACCATTTTTCAGTCTTTTGCAAGAGTCTATATTTTAAAAGATGACAAGCTTACAATATTAGAAGCACCAAAACGATTTCAATTTTCTTTTGTCGTTAATGGCAAACTTTATTTGCAAGACATTGAAAAAGGAATTCTAGAATATAAAAATGGCAAACTTTATTCCTTGCCAAACACTACAAGCCTAAACAATACAGAGATTTGGGGAATGTATAATTTAACAAAAGACAAGACCTTAATAATAACCCTAGAAAAAGGCTTATTTGTATATGAGAACAATGTTGTAAAACCATGGAATACTGAAGCCAATAATTTTGTCAAAAAAAACAACTCTCTCGGAGGCGTAACGATAAACCACAATTTTATAGTATTAAATTCAGTACTGGACGGAATTGTCATTTGCGATTATAATGGCAAGATAATCCAGCATTTGAACCGTAAAAAAGGCTTGCAGAACAACACAGTACTGACCTCATTTATTGACAACAAAAACAATCTTTGGCTTGGTTTAGACAATGGTATCGCGTTTGTAAACGAAGGATCGCCTTTTACATACTTTGGCTTCAGCTACGATATTAGTACTGTATACGCCTCGGTAATTTATCAAGGAAATTTATACGTGGCCACAAACCAAGGTGTGTTTTATCATGCATGGAACAACAGTTTTAAAGAAGATACCTTCAAACTTGTTCAAGGGACTACCGCACAATCCTGGAACGTTCAAGTGATAGATAATCAATTGATTTGCTCCAACAACCGCGGAGCATTAGTTATTAAAGGTGGCGCTGTAACTAATATTATAGACTCAAAGGGTTATTTCGGGTTTAAAAAAATCCCTAATCATCCCGGATTTTTAATTGGTTCCAACTATGAAGGTTTTGCCGTTTTTGAAAGCACAGCAAACGGATTAGTTTATAAAAATCAAGTTGTTGGATTTGATAAATCATCGAACAATTTTGAGCTTGACGACTCTTATTTATGGCTAAAAAAAGATGAATCGATTTACAGAATGGCATTAAACAGAGATTTGACTCGATTTTCATCAATTAAAAAAATTGACCAACTAGTCTCTCAGTACAAAAACATCGGAAGTATTCAAAAAATAGACAATCAATTGTATTTTCAGACCAATAATCATTTCTATAAATATTCTAAAGAACAAGACCTATTTTATGAAGATAAAAACCTTTCAAAACTGTTTAAAAACATCCCTATAATAAACAGTCTAAGCGAAGACTCACAATCTAATTTATGGTATGCTTTTGACGAATCTATTGGTGTATTAATGAAAACCAATAATTATTACACTAATATTGTCGCTCCGTTTTCAAATTTGACAGGAAATCTGGTTAGCAATTATCTATCTGTAAACACAATCGATCCAAAAAATATTTTTATCGGATTGACTGACGGATTAGCGCATTACAACCCCGATTTACTGAACAATTTTGTTACCAAACCAAAAGCATTTATCAGAAGCTTTTCATTTCCTGGCGATACTATTATTTTAGGAAACAATCAAAATAAAATCGAAAACATTCGCATTCCATATTCGTCAAACCATGTGCGTTTTACTTTTTCATCGCCAACCTATGAAAACCTTGAAAATGTTGAGTTTTCATATCAATTAGAGCCTTTTGACGACAAATGGAGCAATTGGTCAACCATTTCCATCAAAGAATATACAAACCTTCGCGAGGGCGAATATATGATGAAAGTAAAAGTCAGAAACAGTTACGGAATCCAGTCTGAACCATCAACCATTTCATTTACGGTTTCTCCGCCTTGGTATCGTCATTTCTTGGCACTGATGATCTATTTTATTTTAATCATAATTGCAATTTATGTGATTTCTGATCGAATAAAAATGAAAATCAGAAAGAATAAATATTACGAAACAATCGAACAGCGCAGATTGTATCTTGAAAAAGAGTCAAAAATCAGACAGGAACAATATGATCTTGAAAAAGAGATTGAAAAACTGAAAAATGACAAACTTCAAATTAAAATTTTAGCAAAAGATAAAGAGCTTGTAAACAATTCGCTTCAAGTTGTAAAGAAAAACAAGATCTTGAACGGAATTATTCATAAACTAAAAGAAATTGACATTGAAGCACTTGACGATTCGACCAAATTTCAAGTTAGCAAACTCAACAAAAGCATCGTAAAAGAAGTAAATACCGATAAAAGTTGGAAGGATTTAGAAAAACACATCAAAAACGTGCATTTTGAGTTTTTGAAAAGATTAAAAGAAAAATATCCAACAATCTCTCCACGAGAACTAGATTTATCTACTTATTTATTGATGAATATGTCAACAAAAGAAATCGCCGAAATCATGAATATTTCGACCGGAGGAGTTGAGTTAGCCCGATATCGCTTAAGGAAAAAGCTTGGGCTGAATAAAAAAGAAAATCTAATTGGGTTTTTGATGAGTATTTAA
- the gldJ gene encoding gliding motility lipoprotein GldJ produces the protein MKVNKIVVLQLMMSMVLMLGTASCSKKSSSSHASRATGWDVDSQNGTAARNAGKKQQAGPGLVFVEGGTFTMGKVQDDVMHDWNNTPTQQHVQSFYMDETEVTNGMYLEYLEWLKKVFPPTEENYKNIYEGASPDTLVWRNRLGYNETMTNNYLRHPAYAEYPVVGVNWIQAVEFSKWRTDRVNEAVLEKDGYLKKGAKTNDVTAETLFNTEAYLASPSTQYGGSEEIVLKKNPSGRRPKAGKDGVVPEEKNVYAQRSSGVILPEYRLPTEAEWEYAAAADVGQREYNIYKGQKKYPWSGDYTRSAKRKNRGDQLANFKQGNGDYGGIAGWSDDGADITNKVKSYAPNDFGLYDMAGNVAEWVADVYRPIIDNEANDFNYFRGNLYAKNKIGKDGKIEIVSTANIKYDTLSNGKIIARNLPGEIAQVPVDEQETYLRQNFSQSNNINYRDGDKQSSRYFDFGDSESGPKADQAMYNSPKHNVTTDSLGKMIRKYDSSSKRTTLIDDKVRVYKGGSWRDRAYWLDPAQRRYFPQDMATDYIGFRCAMSRVGSKSEKRKSPRN, from the coding sequence ATGAAAGTAAACAAAATTGTAGTCTTGCAATTAATGATGTCAATGGTATTGATGTTGGGCACGGCTAGTTGTAGCAAAAAATCGAGTTCCTCTCACGCTTCTCGAGCGACTGGGTGGGATGTAGATAGTCAAAATGGAACGGCTGCTAGAAATGCAGGAAAAAAACAACAGGCTGGTCCTGGTTTAGTTTTTGTTGAAGGAGGTACATTTACAATGGGTAAAGTACAGGATGATGTTATGCACGATTGGAATAACACACCAACTCAACAACACGTTCAATCATTCTATATGGATGAAACCGAAGTTACGAACGGTATGTACTTAGAATACCTTGAGTGGTTGAAAAAAGTTTTCCCTCCAACAGAAGAAAATTACAAAAACATTTACGAGGGCGCATCTCCTGATACATTGGTATGGAGAAATCGTTTAGGATATAACGAAACTATGACTAACAACTACTTGAGACACCCTGCTTATGCTGAGTATCCTGTAGTTGGTGTTAACTGGATTCAGGCTGTTGAATTTAGTAAATGGAGAACAGACCGTGTAAACGAAGCTGTTTTGGAAAAAGACGGATATCTTAAAAAAGGTGCTAAAACCAACGATGTTACTGCAGAAACGTTGTTTAATACTGAGGCTTATTTAGCTTCTCCTTCAACACAATATGGTGGTAGTGAGGAAATTGTATTAAAGAAAAATCCTAGCGGAAGAAGACCAAAAGCTGGTAAAGATGGAGTAGTTCCAGAAGAGAAAAACGTATATGCACAACGTTCTTCAGGGGTTATTTTGCCTGAGTACAGACTTCCTACTGAAGCAGAATGGGAGTATGCGGCAGCAGCTGATGTTGGACAAAGAGAATACAATATCTACAAAGGACAAAAGAAATATCCTTGGTCTGGAGATTATACTCGTTCAGCAAAACGTAAAAACAGAGGTGATCAATTGGCTAACTTTAAGCAAGGAAATGGTGACTACGGTGGAATTGCAGGTTGGTCTGATGACGGAGCGGATATTACTAACAAAGTAAAAAGCTACGCGCCAAATGATTTCGGATTGTATGATATGGCTGGTAACGTTGCAGAATGGGTAGCCGATGTTTACAGACCTATTATTGATAACGAAGCAAACGACTTCAACTACTTTAGAGGTAACCTTTATGCTAAAAACAAAATTGGCAAAGATGGTAAAATCGAAATCGTTTCAACAGCTAATATTAAATACGATACTTTAAGCAACGGTAAAATTATTGCAAGAAATCTTCCAGGAGAAATTGCTCAAGTTCCAGTTGACGAACAAGAAACTTATTTAAGACAAAACTTTAGCCAAAGCAACAATATCAACTACAGAGATGGTGATAAACAATCTTCTAGATATTTTGACTTCGGAGATTCAGAGTCTGGACCAAAAGCTGATCAAGCAATGTACAACTCTCCTAAACACAACGTAACAACAGACAGTTTAGGAAAAATGATTAGAAAATACGACAGCTCTAGTAAACGTACTACTTTGATCGATGATAAAGTAAGAGTTTACAAAGGAGGTTCTTGGAGAGATAGAGCTTACTGGTTAGATCCAGCGCAAAGAAGATATTTCCCTCAAGATATGGCAACTGATTATATTGGTTTCAGATGTGCAATGTCAAGAGTAGGATCTAAATCTGAAAAAAGAAAATCACCAAGGAATTAA
- a CDS encoding UDP-N-acetylmuramoyl-tripeptide--D-alanyl-D-alanine ligase — MNIQDIHNLFLQCKSLSIDTRKIEKDSMFFAIKGENFDANTFAAEALKLGALFVVIDNESYFIDERTILVKNSLETLQELAKFHRNYLKLPIVALTGSNGKTTTKELINAVLSKKYKTKATIGNLNNHIGVPLTLLSFTKETEIGIVEMGANHKKEIEFLCEIAQPDYGYITNFGKAHLEGFGGVEGVIQGKSEMYQYLAKNDKVAFVNLEDPIQIEKSAGIKSFTFGLNNKNADVNIKKIEANPFVVIDYENFNVESHLIGLYNSNNINAAVSIGHYFKVNDEAIKEAIENYIPENNRSQLLKKGTNQIILDAYNANPSSMAVAIANFLQLDSQNKIMILGDMFELGVESPQEHKIIVESLSNQNKSECYLIGKSFYENKISNDKLHFFETFDDFAAHLKTLHFDNNTILIKGSRGMALERTLEYIS, encoded by the coding sequence ATGAATATTCAGGACATTCATAATCTGTTTTTACAATGTAAATCGCTTTCAATTGATACAAGAAAGATTGAAAAGGATTCTATGTTTTTTGCTATTAAAGGTGAGAATTTTGATGCTAACACTTTTGCGGCAGAAGCTTTAAAATTAGGAGCTTTATTTGTTGTTATAGACAATGAATCTTACTTTATAGACGAACGGACTATTTTGGTCAAAAACAGTTTAGAAACACTTCAAGAATTGGCCAAATTCCATCGTAACTATTTGAAATTGCCTATTGTTGCCTTGACAGGTAGCAACGGAAAAACAACGACCAAAGAGCTCATCAATGCAGTTTTGTCAAAAAAATATAAAACTAAAGCCACTATTGGAAATTTGAATAATCATATTGGTGTTCCATTGACTTTGTTGTCTTTTACGAAAGAAACCGAAATTGGAATTGTAGAAATGGGTGCAAATCATAAAAAGGAAATTGAATTTTTATGTGAAATTGCACAGCCGGATTATGGTTATATTACCAATTTTGGTAAAGCTCACTTAGAAGGATTTGGTGGTGTCGAAGGTGTAATTCAAGGGAAAAGCGAAATGTACCAATACCTAGCGAAAAATGATAAGGTTGCATTTGTAAATCTGGAAGACCCGATTCAGATCGAAAAATCGGCAGGAATCAAGTCGTTTACTTTTGGTTTGAATAACAAAAATGCTGATGTGAATATCAAAAAGATCGAAGCGAATCCTTTTGTGGTGATTGATTATGAAAATTTCAATGTTGAATCGCATTTAATAGGCTTGTACAATTCAAATAACATAAATGCAGCTGTTTCTATCGGTCATTATTTTAAAGTGAACGATGAGGCTATAAAAGAGGCGATCGAGAATTATATTCCGGAAAACAACAGATCTCAATTGTTGAAAAAAGGCACAAATCAAATTATTCTTGATGCCTATAATGCAAATCCGAGCAGTATGGCTGTAGCGATTGCTAATTTTTTGCAGCTGGATAGCCAGAATAAAATAATGATTTTAGGCGATATGTTTGAATTGGGTGTTGAGAGTCCGCAAGAACATAAAATTATTGTAGAATCATTATCAAATCAAAATAAATCTGAATGCTATTTGATCGGAAAATCGTTTTATGAAAATAAAATTTCGAACGACAAGCTTCACTTTTTTGAGACATTTGATGATTTTGCTGCTCATTTAAAAACACTTCATTTTGACAACAATACTATTTTGATAAAAGGCTCCAGAGGAATGGCTTTGGAACGAACATTAGAATATATTTCGTAA